The Thermosynechococcus sp. genome has a segment encoding these proteins:
- a CDS encoding TIGR02652 family protein, which translates to MISSGSHYPIFGPEIRCPHCRQVIPALTLTDTYLCPRHGPFEADAKTGELMHLQSGRIWRLWEGEWYRQHTHPDGIRFEIHDALDRLYTQGYRATKVIIAERYRDLFGAYLERSTPWRGATDSQMLRLFGLPVEFSPPASQEERWDVINFDLEKEPGAPLRPPYFRMFD; encoded by the coding sequence ATGATCTCATCCGGCTCTCACTACCCGATCTTTGGTCCTGAAATCCGTTGTCCCCACTGTCGGCAAGTCATTCCCGCCCTGACCCTCACCGATACTTACCTGTGCCCGCGCCACGGCCCTTTTGAAGCAGATGCCAAAACCGGGGAATTGATGCACCTGCAATCCGGTCGCATTTGGCGTCTCTGGGAAGGCGAATGGTATCGCCAGCACACCCACCCCGACGGCATTCGCTTTGAAATCCACGATGCCCTCGATCGTCTCTACACCCAAGGCTACCGTGCCACCAAAGTCATTATTGCCGAACGCTATCGGGATCTCTTTGGCGCCTACCTCGAACGCAGTACCCCTTGGCGAGGCGCCACAGATTCGCAAATGCTGCGCCTGTTTGGCTTGCCCGTTGAGTTTAGCCCCCCCGCTAGCCAAGAGGAGCGCTGGGATGTGATTAACTTTGATCTGGAAAAAGAACCCGGTGCCCCCCTTCGCCCCCCCTATTTTCGGATGTTTGACTAG